From Drosophila busckii strain San Diego stock center, stock number 13000-0081.31 unplaced genomic scaffold, ASM1175060v1 chrUn_07, whole genome shotgun sequence, one genomic window encodes:
- the LOC108600339 gene encoding uncharacterized protein LOC108600339 isoform X3: MTSYANDTTATPATTTNTSNIGTDSNTSEYQAATTTRTAIADQSSKQMSGNNNSTHYDEYDNNSSDGREKADTTPENIKKITEIISNIEEVGASETLPTPPRSPRLQQQQQQHQLNASGLVGLGAAIDESNAKFYLGKPPPVPSEKATVMTRAYHHHSHNSSSPEEHIHNDKIEAGEENSLTEGNSTTPKQSLSFTIDHFDASENDAAVQAARYKNMMERFQSRHKRGASMSKLDSDGSNMTMSNSTGRCSQRSSFDATSSIADDGSTAVTPTIATDPMATVKLRARERSASRVKDASKRHSWSPRSSGTTTTPTEPSTRASSKTKPSPVQANPPKGASNLLANRTGTQFTPRSTAMQLALRQVDLLCPHPPLGDIKLQEEDAVSDAGTYTLDGDNYTEEQKDLMNIDRNAAAAAAKLRPKQLTVKPIRASNVLEVNYYHEAPQQEQTHSSATSVYLEQLKSRVLRQQNVSQAAPSPPSPRSPTADVGCFTSVTTSGVLAKQRALHTYPKLTRHSHSLSTSQIDSSEYVTNEAKLRHAQALAGGATDRQKAEYRLNVFSSSSNNQQQLHQLPETPTTPTTSSDAALLQSVPTKQDWIQEWARNARARSLAQDVSACSAGRKNQQQASQLMTRSYNCSDTGGESLTDDSLYSQQQRHYAAANKLNRSLAERFRLLGDCDYGSDPALCGLTAGESYKPPKSPSKIPSPLHTLGRARSASRSRPAMEQQQSQMPQSRRTSVKSPAAQCSPQHSLEPAGYRRSPLHRALMTSSINEAQIQLLTSGEYLLKQLQHRRKNSLDDIEQELLPASMCGVSGSLSPLRRSSSFQRALQQQPPRQARPNFQNLYTPPAARHAQQLQLKKSASSNNFDQSYSDYENELQYYINDEDELGTTGPYYSSGDEEDEQQQQQQRDQQHSSPHHIQGAGADPVVPLSNTRLNKALLMRIERSKQRVAGSSTVAGSGAGHYTPAKPNSAPAGKLSAAQAGAGLVACPNTPELPRRGVKSATRTVCGAGPKTRQSMPRETSLSRLAQQVPSSLANAKKQLLQTANASAREQQRVQPKYLDISKYKSAQSNNFLRKNDSKSTLKPSEQMKRSPSASSMGLSRGEGIRASNRSVRSVSSVANSSNTSLGGGATGTRASSAVRRDASVNKQKEVEMVMWKRRSTYDPMKAAAEDRRRKEEARRGQNQNITQRQANDIVDDVPIESLKFGVFSRLAVKCPSPSQQFDHNGQHQLQSKKLNGKRRVDSW; this comes from the exons ATGACATCATACGCAAATGACACAACGGCAACtccagccacaacaacaaacacatccAATATAGGCACGGATTCAAATACGTCAGAGTACcaagcagctacaacaaccaGAACGGCAATAGCAGATCAGAGTAGCAAGCAGATgtcaggcaacaacaatagcactCACTACGACGAATACGACAACAATAGTTCCGATGGGCGCGAGAAAGCTGATACGACACCCGAGAACATCAAGAAGATAACCGAGATTATAAGCAATATAGAAGAAGTTGGCGCATCTGAAACACTCCCCACCCCACCACGTTCGCCAcgactgcaacaacaacaacagcagcaccagttGAATGCGTCAGGCCTTGTGGGCCTTGGAGCTGCAATTGATGAGTCAAATGCCAAATTTTACCTTGGCAAGCCACCACCGGTACCATCCGAAAAAG CGACTGTGATGACCAGAGCGTATCATCACCATTCACACAATAGCAGCAGCCCTGAGGAGCACATCCACAACGACAAGATTGAAGCTGGCGAAGAGAACTCGTTAACGGAGGGCAATTCAACGACCCCTAAACAATCGCTCTCTTTTACGATAGATCACTTTGACGCCTCGGAGAATGATGCGGCAGTTCAAGCCGCACGCTACAAGAATATGATGGAACGTTTCCAAAGTCGCCACAAGCGTGGTGCTTCCATGTCCAAACTCGATAGCGATGGCAGCAATATGACCATGTCCAATAGCACAGGACGGTGCTCGCAGCGTAGCAGCTTCGATGCCACCAGCAGCATCGCGGACGATGGTTCCACGGCTGTCACGCCAACCATTGCCACGGATCCCATGGCTACTGTGAAACTACGTGCACGAGAACGCAGTGCGTCGCGTGTTAAGGACGCGTCTAAGCGTCACAGCTGGTCGCCACGTAGCTCaggtacaacaacaacaccaacggAGCCCTCGACCCGAGCGTCTAGCAAAACGAAGCCTTCACCCGTCCAGGCAAATCCCCCAAAGGGTGCTTCAAATCTCCTAGCGAATCGCACGGGGACTCAATTCACTCCAAGGTCGACAGCCATGCAGCTGGCGTTACGGCAAGTGGATCTGCTATGTCCGCATCCGCCGCTGGGCgatattaaattgcaagaaGAGGATGCTGTCAGTGACGCCGGGACTTACACGCTGGACGGCGACAACTACACGGAGGAGCAGAAGGATCTCATGAACATTGACCGCAACgcggcagctgcggcggcCAAGCTACGCCCAAAACAGCTCACCGTCAAGCCGATCCGAGCCAGCAATGTTCTGGAGGTCAACTACTACCATGAAGCACCACAACAGGAGCAGACCCATAGTAGCGCAACAAGTGTCTACCTGGAGCAGCTGAAGTCGCGTGTGCTGCGGCAGCAAAATGTTTCGCAAGCAGCTCCCTCGCCGCCGTCACCACGTTCGCCGACCGCTGATGTGGGCTGCTTCACCAGTGTGACCACCAGCGGCGTGCTGGCAAAGCAGCGCGCCCTGCACACGTATCCCAAGCTGACGCGACACTCGCATAGCCTATCCACATCGCAAATCGACAGCTCTGAGTACGTCACTAACGAGGCCAAGCTGCGCCATGCCCAAGCTCTGGCCGGCGGCGCAACGGATCGCCAAAAGGCTGAATACCGCCTTAATGTCTTCTctagtagcagcaacaaccagcagcagctgcatcagtTACCCGAAACGCCCACAACGCCAACAACATCGTCGGACGCAGCTCTGCTGCAGTCAGTGCCAACGAAGCAGGACTGGATTCAGGAATGGGCCCGAAACGCACGCGCACGCAGTCTCGCTCAAGACGTCAGTGCCTGTTCCGCAGGCCGGAAGAACCAGCAGCAGGCGTCG CAGCTAATGACACGAAGCTATAATTGCTCAGACACCGGCGGAGAATCTTTGACTGATGACAGCCTATACAGCCAGCAACAGCGCCACTATGCGGCCGCTAACAAGCTTAACCGCAGCCTTGCTGAGCGCTTCAGATTGCTAGGAGACTGCGATTACGGCAGCGATCCAGCACTGTGCGGACTGACGGCGGGGGAGTCTTATAAGCCACCCAAGAGCCCCAGTAAAATACCCTCACCGCTGCACACGCTGGGACGTGCGCGCAGTGCCAGTCGCTCGAGGCCAGccatggagcagcagcagtcacaaaTGCCGCAGTCGCGTCGCACATCCGTCAAATCGCCGGCCGCACAGTGCAGTCCACAGCACAGCTTAGAGCCGGCCGGCTACCGACGCTCGCCGCTTCATCGAGCGCTCATGACAAGCAGTATTAATGAAGCCCAAATACAGCTGTTAACCAGCGGCGAATATCTGCTgaaacagctgcagcatcGACGCAAGAACTCGCTGGACGACATTGAGCAGGAACTGCTGCCTGCCTCTATGTGTGGCGTCTCGGGCTCGCTTTCACCTCTGCGGCGCTCAAGCTCCTTCCAGCgtgcgttgcagcagcagcctcccAGACAAGCGCGTCCCAATTTTCAGAATCTGTACACGCCGCCCGCTGCTAGGCACGCCCAACAGTTGCAACTGAAGAAgtctgccagcagcaacaactttgatCAGTCCTACAGCGACTACGAAAACGAGCTGCAATACTATATTAACGATGAGGACGAGTTGGGAACGACAGGCCCCTACTACTCCAGCGGCGATGAAGAagatgaacagcagcagcagcaacagcgagaTCAGCAGCATTCTTCTCCGCATCACATCCAGGGAGCTGGCGCTGATCCAGTAGTGCCGCTTAGCAACACGCGCTTAAACAAGGCGCTACTTATGCGTATCgagcgcagcaagcagcgcgtAGCTGGGAGTAGCACTGTTGCCGGATCAGGAGCAGGTCATTATACACCAGCTAAGCCCAACTCAGCGCCAGCGGGTAAGCTGAGTGCTGCCCAAGCGGGTGCTGGGTTAGTGGCCTGTCCAAATACGCCAGAGTTGCCGCGACGTGGCGTCAAGAGCGCCACTCGCACAGTATGTGGTGCCGGACCTAAAACACGCCAATCCATGCCGCGCGAGACAAGCTTGAGCCGACTGGCCCAGCAGGTGCCCAGCAGCCTGGCTAACGCCAAGAAGCAGCTACTACAGACGGCCAATGCCAGCGCCAGGGAGCAGCAGCGGGTGCAACCGAAATACTTGGACATATCCAAGTACAAGTCAGCACAGTCGAACAATTTTCTGCGCAAAAACGACAGCAAGAGCACTCTCAAACCCTCAGAGCAAATGAAGCGCAGCCCTAGTGCCTCCTCCATGGGACTCAGTCGCGGCGAGGGCATACGCGCCAGCAATCGTAGTGTTCGCTCAGTCTCCTCCgtagccaacagcagcaacacctcGCTAGGCGGTGGTGCTACGGGCACACGCGCTTCATCGGCGGTGCGCCGCGATGCCTCAG TTAACAAGCAAAAGGAAGTGGAGATGGTCATGTGGAAACGGCGTTCCACCTACGATCCGATGAAGGCGGCTGCCGAGGACCGACGCCGAAAGGAGGAAGCGCGGCGAGGGCAGAACCAAAATATAACGCAGCGCCAGGCTAACGATATTGTCGACGATGTTCCCATTGAAAG CTTAAAATTTGGGGTATTTTCGCGGCTAGCGGTAAAG TGTCCATCGCCCAGCCAACAATTTGACCATAACGGGCAGCATCAGCTACAGTCCAAGAAACTCAATGGAAAACGACGCGTGGACTCTTGGTGA
- the LOC108600339 gene encoding uncharacterized protein LOC108600339 isoform X4, protein MTSYANDTTATPATTTNTSNIGTDSNTSEYQAATTTRTAIADQSSKQMSGNNNSTHYDEYDNNSSDGREKADTTPENIKKITEIISNIEEVGASETLPTPPRSPRLQQQQQQHQLNASGLVGLGAAIDESNAKFYLGKPPPVPSEKATVMTRAYHHHSHNSSSPEEHIHNDKIEAGEENSLTEGNSTTPKQSLSFTIDHFDASENDAAVQAARYKNMMERFQSRHKRGASMSKLDSDGSNMTMSNSTGRCSQRSSFDATSSIADDGSTAVTPTIATDPMATVKLRARERSASRVKDASKRHSWSPRSSGTTTTPTEPSTRASSKTKPSPVQANPPKGASNLLANRTGTQFTPRSTAMQLALRQVDLLCPHPPLGDIKLQEEDAVSDAGTYTLDGDNYTEEQKDLMNIDRNAAAAAAKLRPKQLTVKPIRASNVLEVNYYHEAPQQEQTHSSATSVYLEQLKSRVLRQQNVSQAAPSPPSPRSPTADVGCFTSVTTSGVLAKQRALHTYPKLTRHSHSLSTSQIDSSEYVTNEAKLRHAQALAGGATDRQKAEYRLNVFSSSSNNQQQLHQLPETPTTPTTSSDAALLQSVPTKQDWIQEWARNARARSLAQDVSACSAGRKNQQQASQLMTRSYNCSDTGGESLTDDSLYSQQQRHYAAANKLNRSLAERFRLLGDCDYGSDPALCGLTAGESYKPPKSPSKIPSPLHTLGRARSASRSRPAMEQQQSQMPQSRRTSVKSPAAQCSPQHSLEPAGYRRSPLHRALMTSSINEAQIQLLTSGEYLLKQLQHRRKNSLDDIEQELLPASMCGVSGSLSPLRRSSSFQRALQQQPPRQARPNFQNLYTPPAARHAQQLQLKKSASSNNFDQSYSDYENELQYYINDEDELGTTGPYYSSGDEEDEQQQQQQRDQQHSSPHHIQGAGADPVVPLSNTRLNKALLMRIERSKQRVAGSSTVAGSGAGHYTPAKPNSAPAGKLSAAQAGAGLVACPNTPELPRRGVKSATRTVCGAGPKTRQSMPRETSLSRLAQQVPSSLANAKKQLLQTANASAREQQRVQPKYLDISKYKSAQSNNFLRKNDSKSTLKPSEQMKRSPSASSMGLSRGEGIRASNRSVRSVSSVANSSNTSLGGGATGTRASSAVRRDASVNKQKEVEMVMWKRRSTYDPMKAAAEDRRRKEEARRGQNQNITQRQANDIVDDVPIERPSRSHYRRAQL, encoded by the exons ATGACATCATACGCAAATGACACAACGGCAACtccagccacaacaacaaacacatccAATATAGGCACGGATTCAAATACGTCAGAGTACcaagcagctacaacaaccaGAACGGCAATAGCAGATCAGAGTAGCAAGCAGATgtcaggcaacaacaatagcactCACTACGACGAATACGACAACAATAGTTCCGATGGGCGCGAGAAAGCTGATACGACACCCGAGAACATCAAGAAGATAACCGAGATTATAAGCAATATAGAAGAAGTTGGCGCATCTGAAACACTCCCCACCCCACCACGTTCGCCAcgactgcaacaacaacaacagcagcaccagttGAATGCGTCAGGCCTTGTGGGCCTTGGAGCTGCAATTGATGAGTCAAATGCCAAATTTTACCTTGGCAAGCCACCACCGGTACCATCCGAAAAAG CGACTGTGATGACCAGAGCGTATCATCACCATTCACACAATAGCAGCAGCCCTGAGGAGCACATCCACAACGACAAGATTGAAGCTGGCGAAGAGAACTCGTTAACGGAGGGCAATTCAACGACCCCTAAACAATCGCTCTCTTTTACGATAGATCACTTTGACGCCTCGGAGAATGATGCGGCAGTTCAAGCCGCACGCTACAAGAATATGATGGAACGTTTCCAAAGTCGCCACAAGCGTGGTGCTTCCATGTCCAAACTCGATAGCGATGGCAGCAATATGACCATGTCCAATAGCACAGGACGGTGCTCGCAGCGTAGCAGCTTCGATGCCACCAGCAGCATCGCGGACGATGGTTCCACGGCTGTCACGCCAACCATTGCCACGGATCCCATGGCTACTGTGAAACTACGTGCACGAGAACGCAGTGCGTCGCGTGTTAAGGACGCGTCTAAGCGTCACAGCTGGTCGCCACGTAGCTCaggtacaacaacaacaccaacggAGCCCTCGACCCGAGCGTCTAGCAAAACGAAGCCTTCACCCGTCCAGGCAAATCCCCCAAAGGGTGCTTCAAATCTCCTAGCGAATCGCACGGGGACTCAATTCACTCCAAGGTCGACAGCCATGCAGCTGGCGTTACGGCAAGTGGATCTGCTATGTCCGCATCCGCCGCTGGGCgatattaaattgcaagaaGAGGATGCTGTCAGTGACGCCGGGACTTACACGCTGGACGGCGACAACTACACGGAGGAGCAGAAGGATCTCATGAACATTGACCGCAACgcggcagctgcggcggcCAAGCTACGCCCAAAACAGCTCACCGTCAAGCCGATCCGAGCCAGCAATGTTCTGGAGGTCAACTACTACCATGAAGCACCACAACAGGAGCAGACCCATAGTAGCGCAACAAGTGTCTACCTGGAGCAGCTGAAGTCGCGTGTGCTGCGGCAGCAAAATGTTTCGCAAGCAGCTCCCTCGCCGCCGTCACCACGTTCGCCGACCGCTGATGTGGGCTGCTTCACCAGTGTGACCACCAGCGGCGTGCTGGCAAAGCAGCGCGCCCTGCACACGTATCCCAAGCTGACGCGACACTCGCATAGCCTATCCACATCGCAAATCGACAGCTCTGAGTACGTCACTAACGAGGCCAAGCTGCGCCATGCCCAAGCTCTGGCCGGCGGCGCAACGGATCGCCAAAAGGCTGAATACCGCCTTAATGTCTTCTctagtagcagcaacaaccagcagcagctgcatcagtTACCCGAAACGCCCACAACGCCAACAACATCGTCGGACGCAGCTCTGCTGCAGTCAGTGCCAACGAAGCAGGACTGGATTCAGGAATGGGCCCGAAACGCACGCGCACGCAGTCTCGCTCAAGACGTCAGTGCCTGTTCCGCAGGCCGGAAGAACCAGCAGCAGGCGTCG CAGCTAATGACACGAAGCTATAATTGCTCAGACACCGGCGGAGAATCTTTGACTGATGACAGCCTATACAGCCAGCAACAGCGCCACTATGCGGCCGCTAACAAGCTTAACCGCAGCCTTGCTGAGCGCTTCAGATTGCTAGGAGACTGCGATTACGGCAGCGATCCAGCACTGTGCGGACTGACGGCGGGGGAGTCTTATAAGCCACCCAAGAGCCCCAGTAAAATACCCTCACCGCTGCACACGCTGGGACGTGCGCGCAGTGCCAGTCGCTCGAGGCCAGccatggagcagcagcagtcacaaaTGCCGCAGTCGCGTCGCACATCCGTCAAATCGCCGGCCGCACAGTGCAGTCCACAGCACAGCTTAGAGCCGGCCGGCTACCGACGCTCGCCGCTTCATCGAGCGCTCATGACAAGCAGTATTAATGAAGCCCAAATACAGCTGTTAACCAGCGGCGAATATCTGCTgaaacagctgcagcatcGACGCAAGAACTCGCTGGACGACATTGAGCAGGAACTGCTGCCTGCCTCTATGTGTGGCGTCTCGGGCTCGCTTTCACCTCTGCGGCGCTCAAGCTCCTTCCAGCgtgcgttgcagcagcagcctcccAGACAAGCGCGTCCCAATTTTCAGAATCTGTACACGCCGCCCGCTGCTAGGCACGCCCAACAGTTGCAACTGAAGAAgtctgccagcagcaacaactttgatCAGTCCTACAGCGACTACGAAAACGAGCTGCAATACTATATTAACGATGAGGACGAGTTGGGAACGACAGGCCCCTACTACTCCAGCGGCGATGAAGAagatgaacagcagcagcagcaacagcgagaTCAGCAGCATTCTTCTCCGCATCACATCCAGGGAGCTGGCGCTGATCCAGTAGTGCCGCTTAGCAACACGCGCTTAAACAAGGCGCTACTTATGCGTATCgagcgcagcaagcagcgcgtAGCTGGGAGTAGCACTGTTGCCGGATCAGGAGCAGGTCATTATACACCAGCTAAGCCCAACTCAGCGCCAGCGGGTAAGCTGAGTGCTGCCCAAGCGGGTGCTGGGTTAGTGGCCTGTCCAAATACGCCAGAGTTGCCGCGACGTGGCGTCAAGAGCGCCACTCGCACAGTATGTGGTGCCGGACCTAAAACACGCCAATCCATGCCGCGCGAGACAAGCTTGAGCCGACTGGCCCAGCAGGTGCCCAGCAGCCTGGCTAACGCCAAGAAGCAGCTACTACAGACGGCCAATGCCAGCGCCAGGGAGCAGCAGCGGGTGCAACCGAAATACTTGGACATATCCAAGTACAAGTCAGCACAGTCGAACAATTTTCTGCGCAAAAACGACAGCAAGAGCACTCTCAAACCCTCAGAGCAAATGAAGCGCAGCCCTAGTGCCTCCTCCATGGGACTCAGTCGCGGCGAGGGCATACGCGCCAGCAATCGTAGTGTTCGCTCAGTCTCCTCCgtagccaacagcagcaacacctcGCTAGGCGGTGGTGCTACGGGCACACGCGCTTCATCGGCGGTGCGCCGCGATGCCTCAG TTAACAAGCAAAAGGAAGTGGAGATGGTCATGTGGAAACGGCGTTCCACCTACGATCCGATGAAGGCGGCTGCCGAGGACCGACGCCGAAAGGAGGAAGCGCGGCGAGGGCAGAACCAAAATATAACGCAGCGCCAGGCTAACGATATTGTCGACGATGTTCCCATTGAAAG ACCATCACGTTCACATTATCGCCGTGCACAGTTATAA